A genomic window from Lotus japonicus ecotype B-129 chromosome 1, LjGifu_v1.2 includes:
- the LOC130734171 gene encoding dihydrofolate reductase-like → MCVHKTLFATISLPQPRNPQTSIIHLPRSFLDQSMGSEGDDNNNRVVKKPRFLCLHGFRTSAEILNKQIHKWPQSVLEKLDLVFVDAPFPCNGKSDVEGIFDPPYYEWFQFNKEFTEYTNFDECLQFIEDYMIKHGPFDGLLGFSQGAILSAALPGLQEKGVALTKVPKLKYLIIIGGAKLRSPSVVDKAYSSPIRCPSLHFLGETDFLRQYGNELLESCVEPVVIHHPKGHTIPRLDDKSLKIMMNFIEKIQKDT, encoded by the exons ATGTGCGTCCACAAAACCTTATTCGCCACAATCTCTCTCCCACAACCTCGCAATCCTCAAACATCGATCATTCATCTTCCACGTTCGTTTCTCGATCAATCGATGGGAAGCGAAGGCGATGACAACAACAACAGGGTGGTGAAGAAGCCAAGGTTCCTGTGCCTTCATGGGTTCCGAACAAGTGCAGAGATACTCAACAAACAGATACATAAATGGCCTCAATCCGTTCTAGAAAAACTCGATCTCGTTTTCGTCGATGCCCCTTTTCCTTGCAATGGAAAATCTGATGTTGAAGGCATTTTCGATCCTCCTTACTACGAGTGGTTCCAGTTTAACAAG GAATTTACAGAGTATACTAACTTTGATGAGTGCCTGCAATTTATTGAGGATTACATGATCAAGCATGGGCCATTTGATGGTCTACTTGGCTTCTCACAG GGGGCTATACTATCAGCTGCACTGCCAGGTCTTCAGGAGAAG GGCGTGGCACTTACAAAGGTTCCTAAACTGAAATATCTGATAATAATAGGAGGAGCTAAGTTGAGGTCACCTTCAGTGGTGGACAAAGCATATTCTTCCCCCATTCGATGTCCCTCCCTTCACTTTCTAG GAGAGACAGATTTTTTGAGGCAGTATGGTAATGAGCTATTAGAATCCTGTGTCGAACCTGTGGTGATTCATCACCCAAAAGGACACACAATACCAAGATTAG aTGATAAGAGCTTGAAGATCATGATGAATTTCATCgaaaaaattcaaaaagatACCTAA